Proteins encoded within one genomic window of Tabrizicola piscis:
- a CDS encoding phosphoadenosine phosphosulfate reductase → MAVDDSDAHPDWQTAMLAIAEGDGDFLALGDRHWAFFAEERPILLVTFEDAATLREREDNLPEHFALAKARGWSLLTILAEGETWWRDPAVFRYFDRLADDGFLEDFDRVIFYGAGPAGYAAAAFSITAPGAELVLVAPRATLDPALAGWDERHKIARRINFRSRYGYAPDMTESASRVWLIHDPLHRPDAMHAALFQRPWVTPLFARYTGEGTEDTLREMRVLDRILEAAMDGKFSASYFAWLWRGRRSNGSYLRSILASARLSGHRMREIKICRSVTSRLNAPRFVRRLAELTGEG, encoded by the coding sequence GTGGCTGTGGACGATTCGGACGCGCATCCTGACTGGCAGACTGCCATGTTGGCCATCGCCGAAGGCGACGGCGATTTTCTTGCCTTGGGTGACAGGCACTGGGCCTTTTTTGCGGAAGAACGGCCCATCCTCTTGGTCACCTTCGAAGACGCCGCGACCTTGCGGGAACGCGAAGACAACCTGCCGGAACATTTCGCACTGGCCAAGGCGCGGGGCTGGTCGCTGCTGACCATTCTGGCAGAGGGCGAGACCTGGTGGCGCGACCCTGCGGTGTTTCGCTATTTCGACCGGCTGGCCGATGACGGGTTTCTGGAAGACTTCGACCGGGTGATCTTTTATGGCGCGGGCCCCGCGGGCTATGCCGCGGCCGCGTTCTCGATCACCGCGCCCGGGGCCGAGCTGGTGCTGGTGGCCCCCCGCGCCACGCTGGACCCGGCGCTGGCCGGCTGGGACGAACGCCACAAGATCGCCCGGCGGATCAATTTCCGCAGCCGCTATGGCTATGCGCCGGACATGACCGAAAGCGCCTCACGCGTGTGGCTGATCCATGATCCCTTGCACCGGCCGGATGCAATGCATGCAGCGCTGTTCCAGCGGCCTTGGGTGACGCCCCTCTTCGCCCGCTATACCGGCGAGGGGACGGAGGACACCCTGCGCGAAATGCGCGTGCTGGACCGGATCCTTGAGGCGGCGATGGATGGCAAATTCTCGGCCTCGTATTTTGCCTGGCTGTGGCGCGGGCGGCGGTCGAATGGCAGCTATCTGCGGTCAATCCTTGCCTCGGCCCGGTTGAGCGGGCACCGGATGCGCGAGATCAAGATCTGCCGGTCGGTGACGTCACGGCTGAACGCGCCGCGCTTTGTACGGCGGCTGGCAGAGTTGACGGGCGAGGGCTGA
- a CDS encoding acyl-CoA dehydrogenase: protein MLDAPTAQPKLKSKDAPDLGRFDWEDPFRLDDQLTEEERMLRDAARAYAQEKLQPRVVAAYREETTDPGIFREMGEMGLLGVTVPEEYGGLGASYVAYGLVAREVERVDSGYRSMMSVQSSLVMYPIYAYGTEAQRQKFLPKLATGEWIGCFGLTEPDAGSDPGGMKTTAKKTANGFVLNGAKMWISNAPIADVFVVWAKSEAHGGRIKGFILEKGMKGLSAPKVGGKLSLRASVTGEIVMKDVEVGDDALLPFVEGLKGPFGCLNRARYGISWGVMGAAEFCLHAARQYGLDRKQFGKPIAQTQLFQLKLANMLTEIGLGLQGSLRVGRLLDDANAAPEMISIVKRNNCGKALDCARWARDMHGGNGIQEDFQIMRHMVNLETVNTYEGTHDVHALILGRAITGLQAFF from the coding sequence ATGCTTGATGCCCCGACCGCGCAACCGAAGCTGAAATCGAAGGACGCCCCGGATCTTGGCCGGTTCGACTGGGAAGACCCGTTCCGGCTGGACGACCAGTTGACCGAAGAGGAACGGATGCTGCGCGATGCCGCCCGGGCCTATGCGCAGGAAAAACTGCAGCCGCGCGTGGTGGCGGCCTATCGTGAGGAGACGACCGACCCCGGCATCTTCCGCGAGATGGGCGAGATGGGCCTTCTGGGCGTGACGGTGCCCGAAGAATACGGCGGGCTTGGCGCGTCCTATGTGGCTTATGGCCTTGTCGCCCGGGAAGTGGAGCGGGTCGACAGCGGCTATCGCAGCATGATGAGCGTGCAGTCCAGTCTGGTGATGTACCCGATCTATGCCTATGGCACCGAAGCGCAGCGGCAGAAGTTCCTGCCAAAGCTGGCGACGGGCGAATGGATCGGCTGTTTCGGCTTGACTGAGCCTGATGCGGGGTCTGACCCCGGCGGGATGAAGACCACGGCCAAGAAGACGGCCAACGGCTTTGTGCTGAACGGCGCGAAGATGTGGATTTCCAACGCGCCGATTGCCGATGTCTTCGTGGTCTGGGCCAAGTCCGAGGCGCATGGCGGGCGGATCAAGGGATTCATCCTGGAGAAGGGGATGAAGGGTCTGTCCGCTCCCAAGGTGGGGGGCAAGCTGTCCTTGCGGGCCAGTGTCACGGGCGAGATCGTGATGAAGGATGTGGAAGTGGGCGATGACGCGCTTCTGCCCTTTGTCGAGGGGCTGAAGGGCCCGTTCGGCTGCCTCAACCGGGCGCGCTATGGCATCAGCTGGGGCGTGATGGGCGCGGCAGAGTTCTGTCTGCATGCCGCGCGGCAATACGGGCTGGACCGCAAGCAGTTCGGCAAGCCGATTGCGCAGACCCAGCTGTTCCAGCTGAAGCTGGCCAACATGCTGACCGAGATCGGGCTGGGGCTGCAGGGATCGCTGCGGGTCGGGCGGCTGTTGGACGATGCCAATGCCGCGCCGGAGATGATCTCGATCGTCAAGCGCAACAACTGCGGCAAGGCGCTGGATTGCGCGCGCTGGGCGCGGGACATGCATGGCGGCAACGGCATTCAGGAAGATTTCCAGATCATGCGCCATATGGTGAACCTTGAGACGGTGAACACCTATGAGGGCACGCATGATGTGCACGCGCTGATCCTTGGCCGGGCGATCACCGGGTTGCAGGCGTTTTTCTGA
- a CDS encoding glycosyltransferase family 2 protein: MKITAVLTVKNEGAFLLEWLAHHRSCGVTDFLVFSNDCDDGTEAMLDRLQALGWLTHLPNPGPYPQGPQWAALKQADRHPLVTGADWVLPIDIDEFVNIHVGDRTIPALLAALPEATAIPLTWRLFGNGGVVAIEDRRVTETFTRAAPAVLHWPWRAVLFKTLFRNDGTYGKLGVHRPRNPDRDRLAGQRWFDGSGKRLPPAYHSARLFVDVGRDAYGLVQLNHYALGSMQGYLVKADRGRANREASTFDMAYWVDRNFCDVEDLSIQRLDSSQALAALRADPVLGVLHDRAVVWRQVRFRQLMAEESWRALYGRLLMTPPTRALSASEAASIWRPFLAPGLTEG; encoded by the coding sequence ATGAAGATCACCGCCGTTCTGACAGTGAAGAACGAGGGCGCGTTCCTTCTGGAATGGCTTGCGCATCATCGGTCCTGTGGCGTGACGGACTTTCTGGTCTTTTCCAACGATTGCGATGATGGCACCGAGGCGATGCTGGACCGGCTGCAGGCGCTGGGCTGGCTGACCCATCTGCCGAACCCCGGACCCTACCCGCAAGGCCCGCAATGGGCGGCCTTGAAGCAGGCCGACCGGCACCCTTTGGTCACCGGGGCGGATTGGGTGCTGCCGATTGATATCGATGAGTTCGTGAACATCCATGTCGGCGACCGGACGATCCCGGCGCTGCTGGCGGCGTTGCCGGAGGCGACGGCCATTCCGCTGACGTGGCGGCTGTTCGGCAATGGCGGGGTGGTTGCGATCGAGGACCGGCGGGTGACGGAAACCTTCACTCGCGCCGCACCCGCCGTGTTGCACTGGCCGTGGCGGGCGGTGCTGTTCAAGACGCTGTTTCGCAATGACGGGACCTACGGCAAGCTGGGCGTCCACCGCCCCCGCAACCCGGACCGGGACCGGCTGGCCGGGCAGCGCTGGTTCGACGGATCGGGCAAGCGCCTGCCCCCGGCCTATCACAGCGCGCGATTGTTCGTTGATGTGGGGCGCGATGCCTATGGGCTGGTCCAGTTGAACCACTACGCGCTGGGGTCGATGCAGGGCTATCTGGTCAAGGCCGACCGGGGCCGTGCCAATCGCGAGGCATCGACCTTCGACATGGCCTATTGGGTGGACCGCAACTTCTGCGATGTCGAGGATCTGTCGATCCAGCGGCTGGACAGCTCCCAAGCCTTGGCCGCATTGCGGGCCGATCCGGTGCTGGGCGTGCTGCATGACAGGGCGGTGGTCTGGCGGCAGGTCCGCTTTCGCCAGCTGATGGCCGAGGAAAGCTGGCGCGCGCTGTATGGGCGGCTCTTGATGACCCCCCCGACCCGTGCCCTGTCTGCATCTGAGGCGGCAAGCATCTGGCGGCCCTTTCTGGCGCCCGGATTGACCGAGGGTTGA
- a CDS encoding orotate phosphoribosyltransferase, protein MIPSNFPPREEIARLTARALLEIKAVHFNAETPFTLASGLPSPTYIDCRKLISYPRIRSVLMDFLTVTVMRDAGLEAFDNIAGGETAGIPFAALVAERMALPMTYVRKKPKGYGRNARIEGAMTEGQRVLLVEDLTTDGGSKLSFVDAIRDTGASCGHTAVIFYYGIFPETTQRLADHGVALHHLCTWWDVLAEARVQGSFDEATLTEVEAFLSAPRAWQEARKPA, encoded by the coding sequence ATGATCCCCTCAAACTTCCCGCCCCGCGAGGAAATCGCCCGCCTGACCGCCCGTGCGCTTTTGGAAATCAAGGCGGTGCATTTCAACGCCGAGACACCGTTCACGCTGGCAAGTGGTTTGCCCTCGCCCACCTATATCGACTGCCGCAAGCTGATCAGCTACCCGCGCATCCGATCGGTGCTGATGGACTTCCTGACCGTCACCGTGATGCGCGACGCGGGGCTGGAGGCGTTTGACAACATCGCGGGTGGCGAAACGGCGGGCATCCCCTTTGCCGCCCTTGTGGCCGAACGCATGGCCCTGCCGATGACCTATGTGCGCAAGAAGCCCAAGGGCTATGGCCGCAACGCCCGGATCGAAGGCGCGATGACAGAGGGCCAGCGGGTGCTTCTGGTCGAGGATCTGACGACCGATGGCGGATCGAAGCTGTCCTTCGTCGATGCGATCCGCGACACGGGGGCCAGCTGTGGCCATACGGCGGTTATCTTCTACTACGGCATCTTCCCGGAAACCACGCAACGGCTGGCCGATCACGGCGTCGCACTCCACCACCTTTGCACCTGGTGGGACGTGCTGGCCGAGGCGCGCGTCCAGGGCAGCTTTGACGAAGCGACCCTGACGGAAGTGGAGGCTTTCCTGTCCGCCCCCCGCGCCTGGCAAGAGGCGCGCAAACCGGCCTGA
- the pyrC gene encoding dihydroorotase — protein sequence MQEIVIQRPDDWHLHLRDGAMLRAVLPETTRHFARAIIMPNLVPPVVTAKDAAAYRDRILAALPEGATFQPLMTLYLTEGTDPADVAAAAASGLVKAVKLYPAGATTNSQSGVRDLTRVMPVLEKMADIGLPLCTHGEVTDAQVDIFDREAVFIDTVLAPLRRRLPELRVVMEHITTEEGVAYAAEAGDGLAATITTHHLILNRNHILAGGIRPHYYCLPVAKREKHRLALRKAATSGSPRYFLGTDSAPHVDALKEHACGCAGCFTATNTMALLAHVFEEEGALDRLEGFASRHGPAFYRLPVNDGTLRLVKRAEPCIWPEKIASDAGPVTVFNPGFPVLWHVLP from the coding sequence ATGCAAGAGATCGTGATCCAACGCCCCGACGACTGGCACCTGCATCTGCGCGACGGGGCGATGCTGCGCGCCGTCTTGCCGGAAACCACCCGGCATTTTGCCCGCGCGATCATCATGCCAAATCTGGTTCCACCGGTGGTGACGGCAAAGGACGCCGCCGCCTACCGCGACCGGATTCTGGCCGCCCTGCCCGAGGGAGCCACGTTCCAGCCGCTGATGACGCTTTACCTGACCGAAGGCACCGACCCGGCCGATGTGGCGGCAGCCGCGGCTTCGGGGCTGGTCAAGGCGGTCAAGCTCTATCCGGCGGGGGCGACGACCAATTCGCAATCCGGCGTGCGTGACCTGACCCGCGTGATGCCGGTGCTGGAGAAGATGGCCGACATCGGCCTGCCTTTGTGCACGCATGGCGAAGTGACCGATGCCCAGGTGGACATCTTCGACCGCGAGGCGGTGTTCATCGACACGGTGCTGGCCCCCCTGCGCCGCCGCCTGCCGGAACTGCGCGTCGTGATGGAACATATCACCACCGAAGAAGGCGTGGCCTATGCCGCCGAAGCGGGCGACGGGCTGGCCGCGACGATCACCACGCATCACCTGATCCTGAACCGCAACCACATCCTGGCGGGCGGGATCCGGCCGCATTACTACTGCCTGCCGGTGGCCAAGCGCGAAAAGCACCGGCTGGCTCTGCGCAAGGCGGCAACCTCGGGCTCACCGCGCTATTTCCTTGGCACCGACTCGGCCCCGCATGTCGATGCGCTGAAGGAACATGCCTGCGGCTGTGCGGGCTGCTTTACCGCAACCAACACGATGGCGCTGCTGGCGCATGTGTTTGAGGAAGAGGGCGCGCTGGACCGGCTGGAGGGCTTTGCCTCACGCCACGGGCCGGCCTTCTACCGGCTGCCGGTGAATGACGGCACGCTGCGGCTGGTCAAGCGCGCGGAGCCTTGCATCTGGCCTGAGAAGATTGCCTCAGACGCTGGCCCCGTCACGGTCTTCAACCCCGGTTTCCCCGTGCTTTGGCACGTCCTCCCCTGA
- a CDS encoding replicative DNA helicase: protein MTEITALRPMVPASATAPEAETLPHNIEAEQQLLGAILTNNDVYDRISSLVKAPHFYDPVHQRIYEIAAARIQKNALASPVTLKAFLDDDAGLKELGGPAYLVRLAGAAISAYAARDYAQMIYDLAVRRELIQLGRDIVAQAAKVEVTNEPKDQIIDAEQRLYTLGEQGVAERGFQSFLKAAVEAVNNANAAYQRGGGLAGISTGLIDLDRKLGGLHPSDLLILAGRPSMGKTSLATNIAFNIAKSYKRGRLPDGRDGAVEGGIVGFFSLEMSAEQLAARILSEASEVPSEQIRRGDMQEVEFRRFVDAAKALEACPLYIDDTPALPISQVAARARRLKRTHGLDLLIIDYLQLLKGSSKENRVQEVSEITQGLKAIAKELDIPVVALSQLSRAVESRDDKRPQLSDLRESGSIEQDADVVMFVYREEYYLSRMEPEAGSPAHAEWFKKAENAHGKAEVIIGKQRHGPIGTVELSFEGRFTRFGNLAKPWQGSGSPDAGF from the coding sequence ATGACCGAAATCACCGCCCTACGACCGATGGTCCCGGCCAGCGCCACCGCCCCCGAGGCGGAAACCCTGCCCCATAACATCGAGGCCGAGCAGCAGCTTCTGGGCGCGATCCTGACCAACAATGACGTCTATGACCGCATCTCCTCGCTGGTGAAGGCGCCGCATTTCTATGACCCCGTGCACCAGCGCATCTACGAGATCGCCGCCGCGCGCATCCAGAAGAACGCCCTCGCCTCACCCGTGACGCTGAAGGCCTTTCTGGACGATGACGCCGGGCTGAAAGAGCTTGGCGGGCCGGCCTATCTGGTGCGGCTGGCGGGGGCTGCGATCTCGGCCTATGCGGCGCGGGATTACGCGCAGATGATCTATGACCTTGCCGTGCGGCGCGAACTGATCCAGCTGGGCCGCGATATCGTGGCACAGGCGGCCAAGGTCGAGGTCACGAATGAACCGAAGGACCAGATCATCGACGCCGAACAGCGGCTTTACACGCTGGGTGAACAGGGTGTGGCGGAACGCGGGTTCCAAAGCTTTCTCAAGGCCGCGGTCGAGGCGGTGAACAACGCCAACGCCGCCTATCAGCGTGGCGGTGGGCTGGCGGGCATCTCGACCGGGCTGATCGACCTGGACCGCAAGCTGGGGGGGCTGCACCCATCTGACCTGCTGATCCTTGCGGGGCGTCCATCGATGGGCAAGACGTCGCTGGCCACGAACATCGCCTTCAACATCGCCAAATCCTACAAGCGCGGTCGCTTGCCCGACGGGCGTGACGGCGCGGTCGAAGGCGGGATCGTCGGCTTCTTCAGCCTGGAGATGAGCGCAGAACAGCTGGCCGCGCGGATCCTGTCCGAAGCGTCGGAAGTGCCGTCGGAACAGATCCGCCGGGGCGACATGCAAGAGGTGGAGTTCCGCCGCTTCGTCGATGCCGCAAAGGCGCTGGAGGCCTGCCCCTTGTACATCGACGACACCCCTGCCCTGCCGATTTCCCAAGTCGCGGCGCGGGCGCGGCGGTTGAAGCGGACGCATGGGCTGGACCTGCTGATCATCGACTATCTGCAGCTTCTGAAGGGCTCCTCCAAGGAAAACCGCGTGCAGGAAGTGTCGGAAATCACGCAAGGCCTGAAGGCCATCGCCAAGGAGCTGGACATCCCGGTGGTCGCACTGTCACAGCTGAGCCGGGCCGTGGAAAGCCGCGATGACAAGCGCCCGCAGCTGAGCGATCTGCGGGAATCGGGGTCGATCGAGCAGGACGCGGACGTGGTGATGTTCGTCTACCGCGAAGAATATTACCTGTCACGGATGGAACCCGAGGCGGGCAGCCCGGCCCATGCCGAATGGTTCAAGAAGGCGGAAAACGCGCATGGCAAGGCCGAGGTGATCATCGGCAAGCAGCGCCACGGCCCGATTGGCACGGTGGAACTGTCGTTCGAAGGCCGCTTCACCCGCTTTGGCAACCTGGCCAAACCCTGGCAAGGCTCCGGCAGCCCCGACGCCGGGTTCTAG
- a CDS encoding lysozyme inhibitor LprI family protein: MLRVLLATASLTLVALPAAAQTPDCANAMAQRDLNICAEQDWQAADADLNRAYQQVMAEMKAMDTALPPELQGAETALRSAQRAWITYRDANCTAAGFPMRGGSAEPLLVYGCLRQMTLDRTEELLALVAY; encoded by the coding sequence ATGCTTCGTGTTCTGCTTGCCACTGCCAGCCTAACCCTCGTCGCCCTGCCTGCAGCGGCCCAAACGCCGGACTGCGCCAACGCCATGGCGCAACGCGACCTGAACATCTGCGCCGAACAGGACTGGCAAGCGGCGGATGCCGATCTCAACCGCGCCTACCAGCAGGTCATGGCCGAGATGAAGGCAATGGACACTGCCCTGCCGCCGGAATTGCAGGGGGCCGAAACCGCGCTGCGCAGCGCCCAACGGGCCTGGATCACCTACCGCGATGCCAATTGCACCGCTGCCGGCTTTCCCATGCGCGGCGGGTCGGCCGAACCGCTTCTGGTCTATGGTTGCCTGCGGCAGATGACCCTTGACCGGACCGAAGAGCTTCTGGCCCTCGTCGCCTACTAG
- a CDS encoding lysozyme inhibitor LprI family protein, translating into MRQHWTRLMHYPTAVLSLALSTLPALADGPPSACTTQRDMVEMVACATHHLAMAERQLGEALTDLRSRFPQTATQLDHAQAAWASYRDATCYFVADPSDYGRGTEAILIELACKRSETLRRAADLRQMFTD; encoded by the coding sequence ATGCGCCAGCACTGGACCCGATTGATGCACTACCCCACCGCCGTTCTGTCCTTGGCCCTGTCGACCCTGCCTGCCTTGGCCGACGGGCCGCCATCGGCCTGCACAACCCAACGCGACATGGTCGAGATGGTGGCCTGTGCCACCCACCACCTCGCCATGGCCGAGCGTCAGCTTGGCGAGGCGCTGACCGACCTGCGCAGCCGTTTTCCGCAAACCGCCACGCAACTCGATCACGCGCAAGCGGCCTGGGCCAGCTACCGCGACGCGACCTGCTACTTCGTCGCCGATCCGTCCGACTATGGACGCGGCACCGAAGCGATCCTGATTGAGCTTGCCTGCAAACGCAGCGAAACCTTGCGCCGCGCGGCCGACCTGCGCCAGATGTTCACCGACTGA